The following are from one region of the Anaerolineae bacterium genome:
- a CDS encoding alpha/beta fold hydrolase, which translates to MTTSNTFIHNPHLEGDTFFWEAGPVGVLLAHGYTASTAEVRLLGRFLHRQGYTVAGPLLPGHMTTPQQMNHYRWQDWAGALEAAYQQIAARCEQVFVGGESMGALLALYLASEHPETAGLLIYAPALRILPGKALLARLLAPVVPYMRKQCIEPTERWQGYTVNPIPALVQMLHLQGEVDRRLAGICQPLLLIQGRLDSDIDLRGVNLLYQKIGSPFKELHWLEHSRHAVILDRELDQVTELTQRFIERILE; encoded by the coding sequence ATGACAACCTCAAACACTTTCATTCATAATCCTCACCTGGAAGGCGACACCTTCTTCTGGGAAGCCGGGCCGGTAGGCGTTCTCCTGGCCCATGGTTACACAGCTTCAACCGCGGAAGTGCGGCTGTTGGGCCGGTTTTTACACCGGCAGGGTTATACGGTAGCCGGGCCGCTATTGCCCGGCCACATGACCACCCCCCAACAGATGAACCACTATCGCTGGCAGGATTGGGCAGGGGCGCTGGAAGCGGCGTATCAGCAAATAGCGGCCCGGTGCGAACAGGTTTTTGTGGGCGGGGAATCAATGGGGGCGCTACTGGCCCTCTATCTGGCCAGCGAGCATCCAGAGACAGCGGGTTTGCTCATTTATGCGCCGGCGCTGCGCATATTACCCGGCAAAGCCTTGCTGGCCCGCCTGTTGGCGCCGGTAGTGCCCTACATGCGCAAGCAGTGCATTGAGCCGACTGAACGGTGGCAGGGTTATACCGTGAATCCAATTCCGGCGTTAGTCCAAATGCTCCATTTGCAGGGAGAGGTGGACCGTCGTCTGGCTGGTATTTGCCAACCTTTATTATTGATTCAGGGTCGTTTGGATAGTGATATTGACCTGCGCGGCGTAAACTTGCTCTATCAAAAAATTGGCTCCCCCTTCAAGGAACTACACTGGTTGGAACACTCCCGGCATGCCGTCATTCTGGACCGGGAATTAGATCAGGTGACGGAGTTGACCCAACGTTTTATTGAACGGATACTTGAATAA